The window GTATGCACTAACTGGAGTAGGTGCTTCCATCGCATCTGGTAACCAAATATGAAATGGGAATTGAGCTGATTTTGTAAATGCTCCTAGTAAAAATAGAACCAATGCTGGTACAAATAAATGACTAGATGTTACTAAATCAAGGTTTGCAATAATCTCACGAACGCTAAACGTGCCAGTCATATTATAAAGAAGAACAATACCACCAAGCATTGCTAATCCACCGAATACGGTAATTAACATCGACTTTTGTGCTCCATAGCGAGATTTTTCACGGTGATACCAATAACTAATTAATAAGAAAGAAGAAATACTTGTTAACTCCCAGAAGGAGTACATAACGATAAGGTTATCAGAAAGAACAACTCCAAGCATCGCACCCATAAACATTAATAAATACACGTAAAATGTGTTAAGTGCTTCTTTCTCTTTTGATAAGTAATAAATAGAGTAAAGAACAACTAATGAACCTATTCCAGTGATGAGCAAGGCAAAAAGTAAACCTAGACCATCTAAGTACACAATAAAATCAATTCCTAATGAAGGAATCCAGCTCATCGTACTAATAAAAGCTTCGCCATTCATTATTGGCCCTAAATAACTTATAAAATAAGCAAACAGGACAACTGGCAATACTAGCACAAACCAGCCAGTATGTAATTGACGGAAATACTTATGTAAAAATGGCACAAGTACCGCCAAAAGTAATGGCGAAAGAATCACTAAATGAATCAGTGACAAGACACAAACCTCCCCTAAATCTTTAATTTCCTTTAAATGACATAAGAAAACAACGGCAACCAACCTAATTTGTCAAGTGAGGAGCCGAAGTTTTCAAAAGTAAATAATTTTACTTAAGAATGATTACTGTAACAAATTATATACTAAATTGAATTTGCTTGCATCTCTCTAGGCTTTTAGTATTGACAACTTTGCCCATGTATATTAAATAAATAGAAACTAGGATAAAACAATGAAAAAAATTTTTTGTATGAATAAAAAATGCATAAATAAGCCACTCTATAGTTAGGGTGGTGGTATGTATGGTTAAAAGAAAAGCCGCTGTTGCTCTTTCTATCTTTACAACATTGTTTGCTAGTGCTTGGTGGTTTCATACGGAACAAATAAAGGTTCATCCAGCACAAAATTCAGACCCAACACTAGTATTGATTGGAAATAATGCTGGACAAGTTACGGTTTATGAACCGTTTAAACCGCGTGAATATATTCGAGTAGTAGCAAAGAAAAAGAAAGAAAAAGAAGAAGTGGAACCAACCTGAAACGAAACGAGGTTACCAAAAAGAAGTCGGTTCATCGACTCTTTAGGTAACCTTGTTTATTTATCTTCTATTAATATGAAGAAAATAAGAACATTTTATTTGTATTCGCTTACAATTCACTACGGTTCTTGAATTCTCTTTCTTTATTAGGTAAAGTGAAGTTGGAATGGCAATTATGTTTTTTAGGAGGCAATGAAAATGACACATATTCGCTTTGATTATACGAAAGCTTTATCGTTTTTTGGCGAACACGAACTTACATACTTACAAGATGCAGTAAAAGTAGCACACCACTCTTTACACGAGAAAACTGGTGCGGGCAACGATTTTTTAGGTTGGGTAGAACTTCCGACAGATTATGATAAAGAAGAATTTTCTCGTATTGTTGCAAGTGCAGAGAAAATTAAAAGCGACTCGGATATCCTTTTAGTAGTAGGAATTGGTGGTTCTTACTTAGGAGCACGTGCGGCGATTGAAATGTTAAACCACTCTTTCTATAACGCTTTAACGAAAGAGCAACGTAAAACTCCACAAGTAGTTTTCGTTGGAAACAATATTAGTTCAACTTATATGAAAGATTTAATGGAATTAATCGAAGGAAAAGATTTCTCTATTAATGTTATTTCTAAATCAGGAACAACTACGGAGCCAGCTCTAGCTTTCCGTATTTTCCGTAAAATGTTAGAAGAGAAATACGGGAAAGAAGAAGCGCGTAAACGTATTTACGCAACAACAGACGAAGCACGTGGAGCATTAAAAACACTAGCTACAGAAGAAGGCTATGAATCATTCATTATTCCGGATGATGTTGGTGGACGTTATTCCGTTCTAACAGCTGTAGGTTTACTACCAATCGCCGTTTCTGGTGTGAATATTGAAGCGATGATGAAAGGTGCACAAGATGCTAGCATTGATTTAGAAAAATCAGAGCTATCCGAGAACATTGCTTACCAGTACGCAGCAGTCCGTAATGTCCTTTACAACAAGGGAAAAACGATTGAAATGCTTATTAACTACGAGCCAGGTTTACAATACTTCTCAGAATGGTGGAAGCAATTATTCGGCGAAAGTGAAGGAAAAGATCAGAAAGGTATTTTCCCTGCATCAGCAAACTTCTCTACAGACCTTCATTCTTTAGGTCAGTATGTACAAGAAGGCCGCCGTGACTTATTTGAAACCATTATTAAAGTAGAAAAACCTCGTCATGAATTAGTGATTGAAGAAGAAGCGTCAGATTTAGATGGCTTAAACTACTTAGCTGGTCAAACAGTAGACTTTGTAAACACGAAAGCTTACGAAGGAACGATGCTTGCTCACACAGACGGTGGCGTACCGAACTTAATCGTAAGTATTCCAGAAATGGATGCATACACATTCGGATACTTAGTATACTTCTTCGAAAAAGCATGTGCGATGAGCGGTTACTTATTAGGTGTCAACCCGTTTGATCAGCCAGGCGTAGAAGCTTATAAAGTAAACATGTTTGCTTTATTAGGTAAACCAGGATATGAAGATGTGAAAGCGGAATTAGAGAAGAGATTGAAATAAAGATAGTTGATATCTTGTCCGCATGTCAGTTTTTTTGCTGATTGTGCGGGCTTTTATCTATTTCAAGGGAAAGGAATGACAATCCCCCCAATAGGGCAACATATTCCTAAAAAGGGGGGTAAAGGCATGATTCCAATTCCTTCAAAAGTTGAAGGGCAAGAATTCCAATTATACAAATTAGAAAAAGAACTTAAACCGTTAGGCTATGTTATAGGTGGCGGCTGGGAATATGACCATGGTTATTTTGATTACAAAATAGATGACAAAGTAGGGTATCAATTCCTTCGTGTACCATTTCAATCAATTGATGGACAGTTGGACTCACATGGTGCAACCGTTGAAATTGGCCGCCCATTTTTATTAGCACATAAATACCAAGTTGGACTCGATGATAATGTACAAGTATGGAACAAATCGGCGTCTTTCAATCAATTTTCCGAACCACAAGACCCAGACGCCGAATTTCCAAAAGAATATGTAGAACTTGGTCATGCACTAGTAAAAGAACTCGAACAAATCTTAACTTAGTCTTTAATAACCAATAGTCTGTCTTGTTCCTCAATCTTAGTATGAAGAGGTGGATTCACCATTGTTTCCCCTCTTCTTTTAATTCCTATTAACAAAATCTTGCTTTGCAATAAAAAATTACTCATTTGTTCAAACGTCTTTTGTAAATCTTCCTCATTCACATCTAAATATTTTAATTTGCTTCCCTTTAGTTGATCTAACATATTCACCAAAGTAGTTGACATCCCGTTTGAAACCATACTATTTGTCATACAATAACTAGACAATAAATTTGTTTGAATAATTTCATCAGCACCAGCCCGCTTTGCATTATTCACTTGAGTAGCAGTTAATATTTCAGCTATCGTGTAAACCCTTGGATTTAAACCCTTCACTGCTAAAATCGTTAATACGGTGCCCATATCTGCTAACCGTTCATCTTTTCCTTGATCTGCAGTAATAATCACAATTTCGGCTTCACTAATATTCGCTTTTTTTAACGTTTCATCGTGGCAAGGGTTTCCTTTAATATAAAAAATAGTATTATGGTGCACGGGTATTTCCTTTAATGTTTCGTCAATCAATACAATGGACATTGGTTCACTAACTAATTCTTTCAGTTGCTCCATAGTTGCTCTAACTCTTTCATTCCATCCTATTACAATAATGTGTTTTGATCCTTTATAATCCACTTTACCCTCCGTATAAGCAGTCTGTGATGCGATAGCACCCGCTGCTAACGATACAAAATAAGTTGTAACAAAACCTGTACCAAATAAAATTAAAATAATTGCAATAACTCTGCCTAAAATAGTTATAGGAACGTAATCACCATATCCGAGTGTTGCAGTAGTTACAAATGCCCACCAAACTCCGTCAAAAATTAACGGAAATTCTTTAGGTTCTACAAAATGTATAACAATTCCAAAAAACAGGTTTATGATAAATATGACAGCGAGAATTCGTAAAATAAGCGGCCAGTGTAAAAAGTCAAAATAGTAAGGACCACGTATTTTTCTCCTAGCCATTATTCCTTCTCCTGTTTTGTATTCATGAAAGATAATACTTCTTTTATGATGGAATTTATTTTTTTCGTTAATGCTTCTTCACCAATAGCTTCCTTACCTAATTTAACTAACTCCATTACTTCTTCATCAAACACAATAACCTCTTTATCTTCCTCAGCCTCATTATATAATTCAATAAATTCATCCAAACTTTCATTCATTTGATCGATGGCTTGACTTAACTTAGCTTTCTCATCTGGATTTAGCTTCATCATCTTTCACCTCAATTACTATCATGGTCAAACTAGACATTTTGTAAAACTAACAAAAGCATAAATTCTAGTGTTTTTGGAAAAATAAACTGAACAATTAAGAGGAGTGAATAATGGATGGATCAAAGACGAGTAAAGCAAATATTATCTTCATCAGCAGATATTAATGTATTGTATCAGGGTGCTTCTGTTTGGATTGATGAACTTCACGAAGATGGCAGAACTGCAACAGTTCATTTAAGAGGACCATTAGAAGAGAGAACTACTGTAGATATTGGTGATTTGCAAGAAAGTGAATAGGAGAGGAAAGAGTCACACTGAACATGGTGTGGCTTTTTTAATGTATAAAAAAAACTCCTACTAATCTTTGTTAGTAGAAGTTTAATATCGTTAGCTAGCTTTTTTATTAGTCAACGCATCTACTGCATTCGCAATCGCACCGTCGCCAGTTACGTTACATGCTGTACCGAAGCTATCTTGCGCCATGTACAGGGCCATCATTAACGCTAGCATTGTTCCGTTAAATCCTAACATTGTGTCAAGTAAACCTAACGCCGCCATTACTGCTCCACCAGGAACACCAGGTGCTGCAATCATCGTTACACCTAACATCATAATGAATGGGAAAACTAAACCAAATGAAAATTCAAAACCATTAATGTACATTACTGCCATCGCACAAGAGACGATTGTAATCGTACTTCCGGAAAGATGAATCGTTGCAAGTAATGGTACAGCGAAATCTGCCACTTTCTCTTTCACGCCAATTTTCTTTGCTCTTTCTAAAGTAACAGGAATAGTAGATGCAGAAGACTGCGTTCCTAATGCTGTGAAGTATGCTGGTAACATACCTTTCATCATGGCAAAAGGATTTTTCTTCGAAATCGTTCCACTAATAATATACTGTAAAATTAACATGACAAAATGTAGCGCGATAATTAACACAAACACTTTAGCAAACACACTCATTATCGTTTGAACTTGTCCACCTTGAGTCATGTTCGCGAAAATACCTAAAATATGAACAGGTAATAATGGAATAATAATTTTAGAGATTACTAATTCGATAATAGAACGGAAGTCTACCATTACAGTTTTCAAAGAACTTCCTTTGATTGCTGCCATACCTAATCCAAGCGTGAATGCTAAAACTAGTGCAGTCATAACACCCATTACGGCAGGAATTTGAATTTCGAAAAATCCAGAAAGCATTGCATCTTCTGCACCGTCAAATGCATTGTTAGAAACACTATTTCCTAATATAGTAGGGAACAAGGTTACAGCTGCAAAATATGCTAGTAAACCAGCGACTATTGTGGATAAATAAGCTATTCCAGCTGTTATTCCTAGAAACTTTCCAGCTCCTTTACCTATATCACTAATACCAGGTGCGATGAACGCAATAATAATTAATGGAATGGCAAAGCCTAAAAATGCGCCGAAAATCCCATTAAACGTTACGAATAAACGAGTAAACCATTCAGGCATAAACGCCCCAATTAAAATCCCAAGAAAAATCGCCATAATAATTCTAGGTAAAAGTCCTATTTTCCTCATGTTGTTGTCCTCCTAGAAGATACAAATGTAATTTTGTTACCGCTTACATTCTACTATAATATATTCTCTATTAAAACATAAAAAAACATTTTCAAAGAAAAGTAACCTTATTAAATCTATTTCTTACATTTCAAATTTCTTCAAATTACTTGATTATTAGTGATAAATAGTGAAAAGGAGCATTTAACCTATACTATCTAGCAAATGTTACCGCTTACACTAACTATCTGGCCCTTATGCTCACTTCTTGTTGAAATATCCTTGAAACTGGATGTCTTCATGTTACGCTTATGTATGGAGAAACAACTTGAACGGAAAAACGAGGAGCGAAACGAATGCTAAAAAGAAAAACAATAGGATTTATTGGGGCGGGTTCGATGGCAGAAGCGATGATTTCTGGAATCGTTTCGTCAAACTTATTACCAAGTAATCAAATTATCGCTAGTAATCGCAACAACATAGACCGTTTAGCATCTTTAGAAAAAATGTACGGAATAAGAGGAGTAACAAAAAATCACCTTTTAATAAGTGAGTTAGATATTATTGTTTTGGCGATGAAGCCGAAAGATATTGAAATAGCTTTGGAAGATTTAAAACCATTCGTAAAACCACATCAATTAATATTATCTGTCATTGCTGGAGTTTCAACAGCAATGTTGGAAGAGAGATTACCTAATGGACAAGCTATTATTCGAGTAATGCCTAACACGTCAAGTACAATTGGTGAATCTGCGACAGCTATATCGCTAGGAAAAAACGCTACAGCTCAACATAGAAATATGACTGAACTGTTATTGTCCTCCATAGGGAAAGTATATGTGATAAAAGAAGAACAGATGGATATTTTCACTGGTGTTGCTGGAAGTGGTCCAGCCTACTTTTATTACTTAATGGAGCATATGGAAAAAACAGCAAAAGACGCTGGATTAGATCCAACCGTTACAAGAGAAGTAGTGGCACAGACAATATTTGGCGCTGCGAAAATGATTATGGATGGAAATGAGACCCCTTCACAATTACGTAAAAACGTGACATCTCCAAATGGAACAACGGCAGCAGGTTTATCTGCCCTGCGCAAAAATGGTGGAGGCAGTGCCATTTCAGCTGCCATAAAAAGTGCGACCCATCGTTCAAAAGAGCTTTGTGAAGAAAAAAATTCAAAAGAACTAATTTATAATTGAGTTACGTTTGATGTAGTAGTCATATATTATAAAAGGCACTCAATTAGTAAGGTAATTTCATAAAAAAAGGCTAGCAATCGCTATTTGTGATTTGCTAGCCTTTTGTGTCGTTCATGAATACTTTCTAACACTTTAAACGTAAATAGTAATATTTGATATAATAGCAGTACTAGTACTTACACATTATAAAAGTAAGAGTAACAAACTGAAGAAATTGGAGTTGTCTTTCGTGGAAAAGTATTTACGAGAAAAACAAGAAGAAATGCTACAACTAATAGAAAAGTTAGTGAATATAGATAGTGGCACACATTTCAAAACAGGTGTAGACAAAGTAGGTAGAATTTTAAAAAAGCAATACGAGCAACTTGGCTTTGTTGTTACTGTAAAAGAAGAAGAGAAGTTTGGAAACAACCTTATCATTAAACATAAAGACGCAGTAGATCCGAAAATTATATTAGTAGCACATATGGATACCGTTTTTCCAGAAGGGACAGTAGCAAAACGACCTTTTCGATTAGAAGGGGATATAGCATATGGTCCTGGTGTTGTTGACATGAAGTCTAGTCTTGTTGAAATGTTGTATGCTATTAGAGGCTTACAATATGAAAATCAAGACTGCTACAAAAACATTCAAATAATATTAAACAGTGATGAAGAAGTAGGATCGCCGAAATCTAAAAAGTTAATTGAAGAAGAAGCTGTTGGAAAAGAATATGCCCTTATTATGGAGCCCGCGAGGAAAGACGGTTCCCTTGTTTCGTCTAGACGAGGTGGTGGTAGGTACAAAATTATCGTGAAAGGGAAATCTGCTCACGCAGGAATCGAACCACAAAAAGGTCGCAGTGCAATTGAAGAACTAGCGTACAAAGTCATTCAACTAAATGGTTTAACAGATTATAAAAAAGGGATAAGTGTTAATGTTGGACTAATTGAAGGTGGTTCATCTGTAAATACGATACCACCCATGGCAGTTGCACATGTTGATATTCGTATTTCTGAGATAGAACAAGCGGAATACGTAGAACAAAAGATAAAAGAAATCTGTTCGATGAATGATGTGTCTGGTACCGAGATAACGTACAAAGGGGCAATTAATCGCCCGCCACTTGAAAAAAACGAACAAAATGAACAACTCTTTGATATTATTCAAGGTGTTGGAAAAGAGATAGGCCTCCAGTTTAAAGATACAGCAACAGGAGGAGGTTCAGATGCAGCATTTACCTCAGCAACTGGGGTCCCAACAATAGATGGATTAGGTCCTGTTGGAGGAAATGCACATAGTGAGAATGAATATGTAGAAATAAAAACACTTCCTGAACGTACTCTTTTATTAGCCAAAACAATAGAACGATTATCTGAGTGAGTTTCATATATGAAATTAATTCTATCTAACTAATTTTTTACCACTGCTTGTAACCGATGTCCCAACATGGAATAGGAGACAAGCTTTTTTAAAATTTAGTTTTCAACATGAATAGTTCATTAAAGTAAAACGAAAAATGAGACATATCGTGTATAATTTAGGACATTTCGCTTTGATATTAGGACATATTAAGAACCGTTATAGAATATGCTTTTCACCTAGCGTATAGTTAAGTTAATAGGAAAATAGTTGCAGTGTGATCCTTACCTTGGATAATAGCAAACTTACTGAAAAGTAAGGACGCAAAGCTACGGATCTAAAGCTTTAAGCAAAGATGGCCGAGTTACCGAAAAGGTTGGAACTGAAATGAAAAGGTATTTTACCTTCATTATCAGCGCCTACCAATCTAGTGGTAGGCGTTTTTTACTAATCTATTAAATATAACCCTAAAAAGTATGCGACAAAAAGAACTTATAGGAGACTTTCTCTTATAAGGGAGGGAACATATTGAAACGGCTCATCGATAAAGTTATAAATAGAAATCGAACCATTGAACTTACAAAAGCCCCAAATAATCCATTCTCACAAAAAGAGCTAACATATAATGAATATTCTTTTATTACTAAAAGAGGCTTTATTGTACGGAAAATAGCCCAATATTTAGATTTTAATGGAGAAGTTAGCAATTACCTATACAATCTTTCCTTAAACAAGCCGATGTTACAAATTAATGAATCTAGTGATGGATTAGAGCAAATTATTCATTTAAGCGAGCAACTTCTAACTTGGAACGAATCAAGAGAAGATATTCCTGCTGAAATAAAAGAATTAAACGTAAATAATGATATGAAAAACGCTCTTTTAAAAGTATATCATGTTCATAAAGATGATTTATTCTTACATTCTGAAAACGAATTCAAGAGTCCGACAAGTGATGCTCAAGCTAGTGAGTGGCAAATCTATCGAGAAGTAATTTACGCTGCAACACAAGGTAAGTTTTTATTAATTGATAAAGAAGAAATATCCAATTATAAAACAGACGATATCCTTTGTACGAAAGTAATAAAGGAACGTGCAGACATTCCTGCTAGTAGAGCGATTACGAAAGAAGCTCTAGATATGCGCGGGTATACTGGTCCGAAAACTATGGGGTTATTGTTAGTTCTTTCTGAAGCAATTACAAACGTCATTAAACATGCTGAGCATGGAAAGATGACGTTAATGGAATGTATGAATAGCAATGAACTAAGAATAATGGTAGAAGACATAGGTCCCGGTTTTCCGTTAAAAGAGCTACCGAAAAACACATTGTTAGCAGGTTATTCTACAAAAAAATCTCTAGGTCAAGGATTTACACTAATGATGAAAATGGCTAAAAGTGTAGCTTTATATACTTCCCCAACTGGTTCAACTCTTATCATTATTTTTGATAACTGTAATGTGAAAGCAGGGGATGAACCTAAAGCTTACTCGGAAGGAGTGAGCATGAAATGAATAGAAAATCATTACAAAAACGTATATGTAAACAGCTTAAAATTGTAATGTTTTTTCTTATTGTAATTTCAATTACTATCCATTTTTATTTTCCTAAGTTTTTAATTATATTTTCTATTATCTCTATCGTAATCATATTTTACATTACTAATTTTATTAATAAACAACTGTATGAAAATATAAATGTAATAAAAGAACAAGTTATTGAGTTAGATGGTGGAGAATTAATTCCTAGT is drawn from Bacillus alkalisoli and contains these coding sequences:
- a CDS encoding glucose-6-phosphate isomerase, giving the protein MTHIRFDYTKALSFFGEHELTYLQDAVKVAHHSLHEKTGAGNDFLGWVELPTDYDKEEFSRIVASAEKIKSDSDILLVVGIGGSYLGARAAIEMLNHSFYNALTKEQRKTPQVVFVGNNISSTYMKDLMELIEGKDFSINVISKSGTTTEPALAFRIFRKMLEEKYGKEEARKRIYATTDEARGALKTLATEEGYESFIIPDDVGGRYSVLTAVGLLPIAVSGVNIEAMMKGAQDASIDLEKSELSENIAYQYAAVRNVLYNKGKTIEMLINYEPGLQYFSEWWKQLFGESEGKDQKGIFPASANFSTDLHSLGQYVQEGRRDLFETIIKVEKPRHELVIEEEASDLDGLNYLAGQTVDFVNTKAYEGTMLAHTDGGVPNLIVSIPEMDAYTFGYLVYFFEKACAMSGYLLGVNPFDQPGVEAYKVNMFALLGKPGYEDVKAELEKRLK
- a CDS encoding YugN-like family protein, which produces MIPIPSKVEGQEFQLYKLEKELKPLGYVIGGGWEYDHGYFDYKIDDKVGYQFLRVPFQSIDGQLDSHGATVEIGRPFLLAHKYQVGLDDNVQVWNKSASFNQFSEPQDPDAEFPKEYVELGHALVKELEQILT
- a CDS encoding potassium channel family protein, whose protein sequence is MARRKIRGPYYFDFLHWPLILRILAVIFIINLFFGIVIHFVEPKEFPLIFDGVWWAFVTTATLGYGDYVPITILGRVIAIILILFGTGFVTTYFVSLAAGAIASQTAYTEGKVDYKGSKHIIVIGWNERVRATMEQLKELVSEPMSIVLIDETLKEIPVHHNTIFYIKGNPCHDETLKKANISEAEIVIITADQGKDERLADMGTVLTILAVKGLNPRVYTIAEILTATQVNNAKRAGADEIIQTNLLSSYCMTNSMVSNGMSTTLVNMLDQLKGSKLKYLDVNEEDLQKTFEQMSNFLLQSKILLIGIKRRGETMVNPPLHTKIEEQDRLLVIKD
- a CDS encoding atypical membrane-integrating protein (Mistic protein): MMKLNPDEKAKLSQAIDQMNESLDEFIELYNEAEEDKEVIVFDEEVMELVKLGKEAIGEEALTKKINSIIKEVLSFMNTKQEKE
- a CDS encoding H-type small acid-soluble spore protein, which translates into the protein MDQRRVKQILSSSADINVLYQGASVWIDELHEDGRTATVHLRGPLEERTTVDIGDLQESE
- a CDS encoding dicarboxylate/amino acid:cation symporter — its product is MRKIGLLPRIIMAIFLGILIGAFMPEWFTRLFVTFNGIFGAFLGFAIPLIIIAFIAPGISDIGKGAGKFLGITAGIAYLSTIVAGLLAYFAAVTLFPTILGNSVSNNAFDGAEDAMLSGFFEIQIPAVMGVMTALVLAFTLGLGMAAIKGSSLKTVMVDFRSIIELVISKIIIPLLPVHILGIFANMTQGGQVQTIMSVFAKVFVLIIALHFVMLILQYIISGTISKKNPFAMMKGMLPAYFTALGTQSSASTIPVTLERAKKIGVKEKVADFAVPLLATIHLSGSTITIVSCAMAVMYINGFEFSFGLVFPFIMMLGVTMIAAPGVPGGAVMAALGLLDTMLGFNGTMLALMMALYMAQDSFGTACNVTGDGAIANAVDALTNKKAS
- the proC gene encoding pyrroline-5-carboxylate reductase; this translates as MLKRKTIGFIGAGSMAEAMISGIVSSNLLPSNQIIASNRNNIDRLASLEKMYGIRGVTKNHLLISELDIIVLAMKPKDIEIALEDLKPFVKPHQLILSVIAGVSTAMLEERLPNGQAIIRVMPNTSSTIGESATAISLGKNATAQHRNMTELLLSSIGKVYVIKEEQMDIFTGVAGSGPAYFYYLMEHMEKTAKDAGLDPTVTREVVAQTIFGAAKMIMDGNETPSQLRKNVTSPNGTTAAGLSALRKNGGGSAISAAIKSATHRSKELCEEKNSKELIYN
- a CDS encoding M20 family metallopeptidase: MEKYLREKQEEMLQLIEKLVNIDSGTHFKTGVDKVGRILKKQYEQLGFVVTVKEEEKFGNNLIIKHKDAVDPKIILVAHMDTVFPEGTVAKRPFRLEGDIAYGPGVVDMKSSLVEMLYAIRGLQYENQDCYKNIQIILNSDEEVGSPKSKKLIEEEAVGKEYALIMEPARKDGSLVSSRRGGGRYKIIVKGKSAHAGIEPQKGRSAIEELAYKVIQLNGLTDYKKGISVNVGLIEGGSSVNTIPPMAVAHVDIRISEIEQAEYVEQKIKEICSMNDVSGTEITYKGAINRPPLEKNEQNEQLFDIIQGVGKEIGLQFKDTATGGGSDAAFTSATGVPTIDGLGPVGGNAHSENEYVEIKTLPERTLLLAKTIERLSE
- a CDS encoding ATP-binding protein — translated: MKRLIDKVINRNRTIELTKAPNNPFSQKELTYNEYSFITKRGFIVRKIAQYLDFNGEVSNYLYNLSLNKPMLQINESSDGLEQIIHLSEQLLTWNESREDIPAEIKELNVNNDMKNALLKVYHVHKDDLFLHSENEFKSPTSDAQASEWQIYREVIYAATQGKFLLIDKEEISNYKTDDILCTKVIKERADIPASRAITKEALDMRGYTGPKTMGLLLVLSEAITNVIKHAEHGKMTLMECMNSNELRIMVEDIGPGFPLKELPKNTLLAGYSTKKSLGQGFTLMMKMAKSVALYTSPTGSTLIIIFDNCNVKAGDEPKAYSEGVSMK